DNA from Oryzisolibacter sp. LB2S:
TCTGATCGAAGATCTCCTGGAAGCAGGTGGGGCTGGTCACGTTGATTTCCGTGACGCAGTCGCCGATGACGTCCACGCCCGCGAGCAGCAGGCCGCGCTCGTGCAGGATGGGGCCGAGAGCCTCCCCGATCTGCCAGTCACGGGCCGACAGTGGACGTGCAACGCCGAGCCCGCCAGCGGCCAGGTTGCCACGCACCTCCGAGCCCTGGGGGATGCGCGCCAGACAGTAAGGCACGGGCTTGCCGCCGATGATGAGCACGCGCTTGTCGCCATCGGCGATCTCGGGCAGGAACTTCTGCACCATGACGCTCTGGCGGCCACCCTGGTTCAGGGTCTCGATGATGCTGCCCAGGTTCATGCCATCGGGCCCGACGCGGAAGATGCCCATGCCGCCCATGCCGTCCAGGGGCTTGAGGATCACGTCGCCATGTTCGGCGTGAAAGCGCCGGATGTCCTGCGGGTCGCGCGTCACCAGCGTGGGCCCGATGAACTGCGCAAACTCCATGATGGCGAGCTTTTCCGGATGGTCACGCAGCGCCCGCGGGCTGTTGAACACGCGAGCGCCCTCGCGCTCGGCCTGCTCGAGCAGGTGGGTGGCGTAGAAATACTCGCTGTCGAACGGCGGGTCCTTGCGCATGAGCACGGCGTCGAAGTCGGCCAGCGCCGCCTCGCGTGGCTCGCTGGCCGTGAACCAGTCCACGGCATGGCCCGTGAGCGTGATGTCGCGCACGCCCGCCGTGACCTTGCCGCCGCGCTGCCAATGCATGTGCGCGGGCTCGCACACGGCCAGGCGATGGCCGCGGCGCTGCGCCTCGCGCATCATGGCGAAGGTGGTGTCCT
Protein-coding regions in this window:
- the gshB gene encoding glutathione synthase, producing the protein MNLLFVADPVEHFKIYKDTTFAMMREAQRRGHRLAVCEPAHMHWQRGGKVTAGVRDITLTGHAVDWFTASEPREAALADFDAVLMRKDPPFDSEYFYATHLLEQAEREGARVFNSPRALRDHPEKLAIMEFAQFIGPTLVTRDPQDIRRFHAEHGDVILKPLDGMGGMGIFRVGPDGMNLGSIIETLNQGGRQSVMVQKFLPEIADGDKRVLIIGGKPVPYCLARIPQGSEVRGNLAAGGLGVARPLSARDWQIGEALGPILHERGLLLAGVDVIGDCVTEINVTSPTCFQEIFDQTGCDVAALFVDALEIAVASRK